In Nocardia sp. XZ_19_385, the sequence ATACCCGGCACCTTCAACTTCCGTGACGTCGCCGGCCTGCGCACCGTCGACGGCGCCAAGGTCCGCCCCGGCATCCTGCTGCGCTCGGCCCAGCTCAGCCGCCTCGACGCCGAGGGCCACGCCGGCCTGCGCCAACTCGGCGTCGGTGCCGTGCACGACCTGCGCGGACTCCGCGAAATCGAGCACATGGGCCACGACAATCTGCCCGACGGGGTGCGGCTGCACGTCACCCCGTTCGACTCCCGGATGGGTGAGGCGCCGCCGCACGACGCCCAGACCAGCTCGGCCTTCGAGCACATGCTCGAGGTGTACCGGGAGTTCCCCTCGCTCCCCGAAGCGGGTACCGCGATCCACGCCCTCGCCGAGTCCATCCTGCGCGACGAAGGCGCGGCGCTGGTGCACTGCGCGGCGGGCAAGGACCGCACCGGCTGGGCGGTCGCGGCGCTGCTGCGCGCGGCACAGGTGACCGAGGCCGACATCCTGGCCGACTACCTGCAGAGCAACGGGGCCGTCCCCATGCTGCGGGCCATGCTGGCCCCGAAACTGGCTGCGGGCGAGGAACTTTCCGACGATCTGCTGGGCGTGCGGGCGGAGTACCTGGCCGCGGCGATCGAATCGGTCGAGACGCGCTACGGCGGCTTCGACAACTACCTCACCCAGATCGGCATCACCCCCGCCCTGCGCGCTCGCCTGCGCCGGCGCATGCTCGAATGACTAGTCCCGGCGCACCAGGCCGTCCGGATCGATGGTCACCTGGTCCCCGGTGTGGAACCAGGTGCCGGTGAACCGGGCGGCCGTCGCGTTCGGATCCCGCCAGTAGCGGCGCGTGACATTGGGGCCGCGGCAGAGCAATTCCCCGTGGCCGCTGCCCGCCCGTGGGCCATACAGCGCCAATTCGGTTCCGCCGAACGGGAATCCGAGCACACTGCGCGGATCGGCCGCGGTCTCGGAGTCGACGGCCAGGCCGATGCCGCTGGTTTCGGTGGCGCCCCATACCGACCACTGCCGGGCCGCGGGAAACATCTCGCGCAGGGCGTCGGCCAGATCGGTGGGTGCGGCGGCGGCGCGTTCGGCGCGGTGGCTGGCGTTGCAGACCCGGGAAACCCCGCCGGTCTGCAAATCTCCGGACCGTCGCGCCAGGTCCGGCAGCAGCCGCGCGAACAGGCGCGGGGTGGCCGAGACCATGTCGATCCGTTCGGCCGCAAACGATTCCGGCGCGAGCCGGGCGGTATCGGGGACCAGCACCACGGTGCCGCCGACGGCGAAGGTCGGCAGCAACTGGTCGACGCACCCGCTGGCGTGCGCGAGCGGCAGCAGCACCAGATTGCGCAGGCCGTCGGTGGGCAGATCCAGCGCACCGACCACCGAACGTATTGCCGACAGCAGGTTTTCGTTGGTCAGCTCGACGCCCCTGGGATGGGCGGTGCCGGAGGGGTAGCACAGCAGCGCCAGATCACTCAGCGCCGCACCGTCATCGATGAACGCGGCGCCGTCGGGCAGGTCACCGCGGAGCACGAAATCCGCACAGCTGTCATCGATCACGCGCTGCGCCGCGGCCGGCGGCAGGCCGTCGGGGACCAGCACCGGGACCGCGCCGCTGAGCAGCGCGCCCAGGAACGCCTGCACCCAGCGGGCGCCCGCGGGCAGGTGGATCGCGACGCGATCGCCGTAACCGATGCCGTGTTCCTGCAGGCCGCCCGCCACCCGGGACGCGGAATGCCACAGTTCCCGGTAGCTGAGGCGGGGCCCGCCGATCTCGACCACCGCCTCCCGGTTGGAGAAGGCGTGGACCTGCAGGTCCAGCAGCTCGGTGAGGGCGGGCGTGAGGTTCCCGT encodes:
- a CDS encoding tyrosine-protein phosphatase, which produces MTSPPTDQFLIPGTFNFRDVAGLRTVDGAKVRPGILLRSAQLSRLDAEGHAGLRQLGVGAVHDLRGLREIEHMGHDNLPDGVRLHVTPFDSRMGEAPPHDAQTSSAFEHMLEVYREFPSLPEAGTAIHALAESILRDEGAALVHCAAGKDRTGWAVAALLRAAQVTEADILADYLQSNGAVPMLRAMLAPKLAAGEELSDDLLGVRAEYLAAAIESVETRYGGFDNYLTQIGITPALRARLRRRMLE
- a CDS encoding class I adenylate-forming enzyme family protein; amino-acid sequence: MSQQLLIEYPLKPPAASDNPLARGADGVLRYGNLTPALTELLDLQVHAFSNREAVVEIGGPRLSYRELWHSASRVAGGLQEHGIGYGDRVAIHLPAGARWVQAFLGALLSGAVPVLVPDGLPPAAAQRVIDDSCADFVLRGDLPDGAAFIDDGAALSDLALLCYPSGTAHPRGVELTNENLLSAIRSVVGALDLPTDGLRNLVLLPLAHASGCVDQLLPTFAVGGTVVLVPDTARLAPESFAAERIDMVSATPRLFARLLPDLARRSGDLQTGGVSRVCNASHRAERAAAAPTDLADALREMFPAARQWSVWGATETSGIGLAVDSETAADPRSVLGFPFGGTELALYGPRAGSGHGELLCRGPNVTRRYWRDPNATAARFTGTWFHTGDQVTIDPDGLVRRD